The Setaria italica strain Yugu1 chromosome IX, Setaria_italica_v2.0, whole genome shotgun sequence genome has a window encoding:
- the LOC101777838 gene encoding tryptamine hydroxycinnamoyltransferase 2: MMAVTVEITRRAVLRPPPATCRGGGSKSPLTAFDRASTDGYIPAVFAWNAPAPDNAALVDGLLAAVARYPHLAGRFGVDDSGRKCFHLNDAGVLVVEAQADADLADALAHDVAAHINDLYPKADMERADEPLFQAQLTRYRCGGLVIGTACQHLVADGQAMSFFYTAWATAVRTASATLPSPFTDHTAIAVPRDPPAPKFDHRNIEFRGEHSPSHSYGVLPGDRIKNLVVHFPEEFIAGLKARVASVGGRCSTFQCLLAHAWKKVTAARDLPPEEPTQIRVAVNCRGRAQPPVPMEYFGNMVLWAFPRMQAREVLSSSYAAVAGAIRDAVARVDAEYIQSFVDFGEVAERAGEELASTAARPGTAFCPDLEVDSWLGFRFHDLDFGHGPPCAFLPPDLPIEGLMIFVPSCSAKGGVDLFVALNDEHVDAFKQICYSMD; this comes from the exons ATGATGGCAGTGACGGTGGAGATCACGCGCCGCGCGGTGCTGAGGCCCCCGCCAGCGACCTGCAGAGGGGGCGGCAGCAAGTCCCCGCTCACGGCCTTCGACCGCGCCTCCACCGACGGATACATCCCGGCCGTCTTCGCCTGGAACGCGCCGGCGCCAGACAACGCCGCGCTCGTGgacggcctcctcgccgccgtcgccaggTACCCGCACCTAGCCGGCCGCTTCGGCGTCGACGACAGCGGCAGGAAGTGCTTCCACCTCAACGACGCCGGGGTGCTCGTCGTCGAGGCCCAGGCCGACGCCGACCTCGCCGACGCGCTGGCGCACGACGTGGCCGCGCACATCAACGACCTCTACCCCAAGGCTGACATG GAGCGTGCCGACGAGCCTCTCTTCCAGGCGCAGCTCACCCGGTACCGCTGCGGCGGCCTGGTGATCGGCACGGCATGCCAGCACCTCGTCGCCGACGGGCAGGCCATGAGCTTCTTCTACACCGCGTGGGCCACCGCCGTGCGCACCGCCTCGGCGACCCTCCCGTCGCCCTTCACCGACCACACGGCCATCGCCGTCCCCCGCGACCCGCCGGCGCCCAAGTTCGACCACCGGAACATCGAGTTCCGTGGCGAGcacagcccgagccactcctaCGGCGTGCTCCCCGGGGACAGGATCAAGAACCTCGTCGTGCACTTCCCGGAGGAGTTCATCGCGGGGCTCAAGGCCCGCGTCGCCAGCGTCGGCGGCCGGTGCAGCACGTTCCAGTGCCTCCTGGCGCACGCGTGGAAGAAGGtcacggcggcgcgggacctGCCGCCGGAGGAGCCCACGCAGATACGTGTCGCCGTCAACTGCAGGGGCCGGGCCCAGCCGCCGGTGCCCATGGAGTACTTCGGCAACATGGTTCTTTGGGCGTTCCCGAGGATGCAGGCCCGGGAGGTGCTGTCGTCGAGCTATGCCGCCGTGGCCGGCGCCATCCGCGACGCCGTGGCGCGCGTCGACGCCGAGTACATCCAGTCCTTCGTCGACTTCGGGGAGGTGGCGGAGCGCGCCGGGGAGGAGCTGGCGTCAACAGCGGCGAGGCCTGGGACGGCCTTCTGCCCGGACCTGGAGGTGGACAGCTGGCTGGGGTTCAGGTTCCACGACCTCGACTTCGGGCACGGGCCGCCGTGCGCGTTCCTGCCGCCGGACCTGCCCATCGAGGGGCTCATGATCTTCGTGCCCTCGTGCTCGGCCAAGGGCGGCGTCGACCTCTTCGTGGCGCTCAACGACGAGCACGTTGATGCCTTCAAGCAGATCTGCTACTCCATGGACTGA